One window from the genome of Grus americana isolate bGruAme1 chromosome 2, bGruAme1.mat, whole genome shotgun sequence encodes:
- the SNX10 gene encoding sorting nexin-10: MTPKHEKQEFVTVLVRDPRTQKEDSWHSYIDYEIFIHTNSMCFTRKTSCVRRRFREFVWLRQRLQSNAVLIQLPELPSKTPFFNMNNPHHVDHRRQGLQEFLEKILQDALLLSDSRLHLFLQTQLSPEDMEACVSGQTKYSVADAIHKFASLNRRFPIEDEETKKGKTDVDSDSESSSSRLGPSDDSVSCGCKASPASEES, translated from the exons ATGACaccaaaacatgaaaaacaa GAATTCGTAACTGTCTTGGTGCGAGACCCCAGGACACAGAAAGAAGACTCGTGGCATTCTTACATAGACTATGAGATATTTATTCAT ACGAACAGTATGTGCTTTACAAGGAAAACATCCTGTGTTAGACGACGCTTTCGAGAGTTTGTTTGGCTTCGGCAGAGGCTTCAGAGCAATGCAGTGCTTAT ACAGTTACCTGAACTGCCATCTAAAACTCCCTTTTTCAATATGAACAACCCCCATCACGTGGACCATCGCCGCCAGGGTCTGCAAGAATTCCTGGAAAA gaTCCTACAAGATGCTTTATTGCTTTCAGACAGTAGGCTTCACCTCTTCTTACAGACTCAGCTAAGCCCAGAAGATATGGAGGCTTGTGTATCTGGACAGACCAAGTACTCTGTTGCTGACGCGATTCATAAGTTCGCCTCTTTGAACAGACGTTTTCCTATAGAAGAcgaagagacaaaaaaaggaaaaaccgATGTGGACTCCGATTCAGAGAG TTCATCCTCCAGGCTCGGACCTAGTGATGACAGCGTTTCATGTGGATGTAAAGCAAGCCCAGCTTCTGAAGAATCATGA